In the genome of Mycoplasmopsis pulmonis, one region contains:
- a CDS encoding ribose-phosphate pyrophosphokinase gives MNKEKTIIFSMPNTHVLAQEICDELKMKLHSVNKTIFADGEVLLSSKETVRSKDVFIVASTSHPANNNIMDLLIFVDSLKRASAKTINVILSYYGYARQDRKAEGRQPIAAKLLADLLQVAGISRIVVVDLHNPSIQGFFNIPVDDIKAQYILSKEFTIKDEKFTIVSPDHGGTIRARIMAEIISNDVKIAIIDKRRVSTNKTEVLGVIGDINNENAVIVDDIIDTGGTIVNAAEVLKKNGAKKISIVASHGIFSKGFDIFEDADVIDEVIVTNSIDNYELAKKYKKLKIVSLAPFLSKVIRSIMDSKSVSDIYAKYLESK, from the coding sequence ATGAATAAAGAAAAAACAATTATATTTTCAATGCCAAATACACATGTTTTAGCTCAAGAAATATGTGATGAGTTAAAGATGAAATTACATAGTGTTAATAAAACAATTTTTGCCGATGGTGAGGTTTTATTAAGTAGTAAAGAGACAGTAAGAAGTAAAGATGTTTTTATTGTTGCTTCAACTAGTCATCCAGCAAATAATAATATTATGGATCTTTTAATTTTTGTTGATTCTCTAAAAAGAGCCTCTGCCAAAACAATTAATGTTATATTGTCATATTATGGTTATGCTAGGCAAGATAGAAAAGCAGAAGGAAGACAACCAATTGCAGCAAAACTTTTAGCTGATTTACTTCAGGTTGCAGGGATTAGTCGAATTGTTGTAGTTGATTTACACAACCCTTCTATTCAAGGATTTTTTAACATCCCAGTTGATGATATAAAAGCTCAATATATTCTTTCAAAAGAATTTACTATCAAAGATGAAAAATTTACAATTGTCTCTCCTGATCATGGAGGAACAATTAGAGCTAGAATTATGGCTGAAATTATTTCAAATGATGTAAAAATTGCCATCATTGATAAAAGACGTGTAAGCACAAATAAAACTGAAGTTTTAGGTGTCATAGGTGATATTAATAATGAAAACGCAGTTATTGTTGATGACATAATTGACACTGGTGGAACCATTGTCAATGCAGCTGAAGTTCTTAAAAAAAATGGGGCCAAAAAAATTTCAATTGTGGCTTCTCATGGAATTTTTTCAAAAGGTTTTGATATATTCGAAGATGCAGATGTCATTGATGAAGTTATTGTTACAAATTCAATTGACAATTACGAGTTGGCTAAAAAATACAAAAAACTTAAAATCGTTTCACTTGCTCCATTTTTAAGTAAAGTTATTAGATCAATTATGGATAGCAAAAGTGTTTCAGATATTTATGCTAAGTATCTAGAATCTAAATAG
- a CDS encoding AAA domain-containing protein: MNVSKQKHLEEKKNKSQYQIILDNLLDISPNDSSINFKINDKYFFDVYKKFGDSFVKLIANKNKFSIPLFEIENKLLVEKIKNASSVEEIIQIANENSIELSKQKIDLIKKDFTNSVKKMIDSIELKSQKSIVKWKLFLNKSSSINRESNIWSMHLGFVIVSFTIDDKKIHAPLFLKEVNLEFKNSIPYLSSNGEIKINEKLMYLLNSQGFTLSVDFDFSNFSLQELVDYLANLWANLFDFQVDLYQECVENEIEDVQNSKLKFFGGIVLGLFQPLGGYLRNRMLEIIDNNDIDNIFDIQFNKNVHKNIVKDSIYKKNFGFYKIVPTNYSQDYAIVSALNQDTIIWGPPGTGKSQTIVNILTNILVYSKTALVVSQKKAALEVIKNRMKDLKIFCLFILNDRNMNKKKFYEPIVEYLNYLENFDKDIELEPIKIFSEESKKYVKDLRLVLSIENWEETLAFYNFLKSKFIYLDEQIINNLYTISRDVKYPFPINQKSISKKEFYKLNSKSKFLSKIRSNASDKFFEKNYFFFINAFSVYDVNLNEIIQEISNFNIEDLKLILRLDLANFAREQKQTYKPDEISKIVTKEIFKKLEKLTDEQKKLYIKFAASARLGNIEPQKFINEYVDIIKMIFPIIITTPECDLSKWKKDEFDYALLDESSQIFIEKGLPVLYLAKRKILAGDNKQMKPTRWFSTRSNDDSIFGSVDSLLDYSISMGVYTILLDKNYRSNFASLMSFSSRHFYDSSLDVVDRFNNKITKPLEVIEINGKWENNANIEEAAVVLDLTQKNIDKYKKIIILSFNSKQQELLEKEIFTNHPNLEEKINNESLLLRNIENIQGDEADIIIATLAYDKHSKIHSTYIGRPGGANALNVAISRAKDKMIVVKSIKSSDLVNVQNNEDLYMFKKWLQFLELNPEEQKKYSSGKSEKSLDDSSDFKNKIMEFFKLKKSENIDIQENYPIGTINVDIAIFEDKKLKKIIMIDDFSYSSSYEDFVIFKDKIKFLESKEYKVEIISPLTYLHNYLST, from the coding sequence ATGAATGTTTCTAAGCAAAAACATTTGGAAGAGAAAAAAAATAAATCTCAATACCAAATTATTCTTGATAATTTATTAGATATTTCACCTAATGACTCTTCAATAAATTTCAAAATTAATGATAAATATTTTTTCGATGTATACAAAAAATTTGGTGATTCTTTTGTTAAATTAATTGCAAATAAAAACAAATTTTCAATTCCTCTTTTTGAAATTGAAAATAAGCTTTTAGTTGAAAAAATTAAAAATGCTTCTAGTGTTGAAGAGATAATTCAAATAGCTAATGAAAATAGTATTGAACTTTCAAAGCAAAAAATAGATTTAATAAAAAAAGACTTTACTAACTCAGTCAAAAAAATGATTGATTCAATTGAATTAAAATCACAAAAAAGCATTGTCAAATGGAAATTATTTTTAAATAAATCATCATCAATAAATAGAGAATCAAATATTTGATCCATGCATCTTGGTTTTGTGATTGTTTCATTTACAATTGATGATAAAAAAATACATGCTCCTTTGTTTTTAAAGGAAGTAAATTTAGAGTTTAAAAATTCAATTCCTTATCTTTCATCTAATGGTGAAATTAAAATAAATGAAAAGTTGATGTATCTATTAAATTCTCAAGGTTTTACCTTGTCAGTTGATTTTGACTTTTCTAATTTTTCTCTTCAAGAATTAGTTGATTATTTAGCTAATTTATGAGCTAATCTTTTTGACTTTCAAGTTGATTTATATCAAGAGTGTGTTGAAAATGAAATTGAAGATGTACAAAATTCAAAATTAAAATTTTTTGGAGGAATTGTACTTGGTCTTTTTCAACCTCTGGGTGGCTATCTTAGAAATAGAATGTTAGAAATTATTGATAACAATGATATTGACAATATTTTTGATATTCAATTTAATAAAAATGTCCACAAAAATATTGTCAAAGATTCAATTTATAAAAAGAATTTTGGTTTTTATAAAATAGTTCCTACCAACTATTCTCAAGACTATGCCATAGTCTCAGCTTTAAATCAAGACACTATTATTTGAGGTCCTCCAGGAACAGGAAAAAGCCAGACAATTGTTAATATATTAACTAACATTTTAGTTTATTCAAAAACAGCTTTGGTTGTTTCACAAAAAAAGGCAGCTTTAGAAGTTATAAAAAATAGGATGAAAGATTTAAAAATCTTTTGTTTATTCATATTAAACGATAGAAATATGAATAAGAAAAAATTTTATGAGCCAATAGTGGAATATCTAAACTATTTAGAAAATTTTGATAAAGACATTGAACTTGAGCCAATTAAAATTTTTTCTGAAGAGTCAAAAAAATATGTAAAAGATTTGCGTTTAGTTTTATCTATTGAAAATTGAGAAGAAACCTTAGCTTTTTATAATTTTTTAAAAAGCAAATTTATCTATTTAGATGAGCAAATAATTAACAATCTATATACAATCTCAAGAGATGTAAAATATCCTTTTCCAATTAATCAAAAAAGCATTAGTAAAAAAGAGTTTTATAAACTCAACTCTAAATCAAAGTTTCTATCAAAAATTAGATCAAATGCAAGTGATAAATTCTTTGAAAAAAATTACTTTTTTTTCATTAATGCTTTTTCAGTTTATGATGTAAATTTAAATGAAATAATTCAAGAAATAAGTAACTTTAATATTGAAGATTTAAAGCTTATTTTAAGACTTGATTTAGCTAATTTTGCAAGAGAGCAAAAACAAACATACAAACCAGATGAAATTTCAAAAATAGTAACTAAAGAAATTTTTAAGAAGTTAGAAAAGTTAACTGATGAGCAAAAAAAACTTTATATTAAATTTGCAGCTTCAGCTCGATTAGGAAATATAGAACCACAAAAGTTTATAAATGAATATGTTGATATTATCAAAATGATTTTTCCAATTATAATCACAACTCCTGAGTGTGATTTATCAAAATGAAAAAAAGATGAATTTGATTATGCACTTTTAGATGAGTCTTCACAGATTTTTATTGAAAAAGGTCTTCCAGTTTTATACCTTGCAAAAAGAAAAATTTTAGCAGGTGATAACAAACAAATGAAACCAACAAGATGATTTTCAACAAGGTCAAATGATGATTCCATTTTTGGTAGTGTAGATTCGCTTTTAGATTATTCAATTTCCATGGGTGTTTATACAATTTTATTAGACAAAAATTATCGATCTAATTTTGCTTCACTTATGAGTTTTTCTTCACGACATTTTTATGATTCATCTCTTGATGTTGTAGATAGATTTAATAACAAAATTACAAAGCCTTTAGAAGTTATTGAAATAAATGGTAAATGAGAAAACAATGCAAACATTGAAGAGGCAGCTGTTGTTTTAGATTTGACACAAAAAAACATTGATAAATACAAAAAAATAATCATTCTTTCATTTAATAGTAAGCAACAAGAATTGTTAGAAAAAGAGATTTTTACAAATCATCCTAATTTAGAAGAAAAAATAAATAATGAATCACTTTTACTTAGAAACATTGAAAACATTCAAGGTGATGAAGCGGATATAATTATTGCAACTTTAGCCTATGACAAACACTCAAAAATTCACTCAACATATATTGGTCGTCCTGGTGGGGCAAATGCACTAAATGTTGCTATTTCAAGAGCTAAAGACAAAATGATTGTTGTTAAATCAATTAAATCATCTGATTTAGTAAATGTTCAAAATAATGAGGATTTATACATGTTCAAAAAATGACTTCAATTTTTAGAGTTAAATCCTGAAGAACAAAAAAAATACTCATCTGGAAAAAGTGAAAAATCACTTGATGACTCAAGTGATTTCAAAAACAAAATTATGGAATTTTTCAAATTAAAGAAAAGTGAAAATATCGATATTCAAGAAAACTATCCAATAGGAACAATTAATGTTGATATAGCAATTTTCGAAGATAAGAAACTTAAAAAAATTATTATGATTGATGATTTTTCATATTCATCAAGTTATGAAGATTTTGTGATTTTTAAAGACAAGATAAAGTTTTTAGAATCTAAAGAATATAAAGTTGAAATTATTTCACCTCTAACATATCTACATAATTATTTAAGCACCTAA
- a CDS encoding IS3-like element IS1138B family transposase has product MKQLKPEQWKKWFSLYEEFYDGKINIKKYIFLVNKNIGKDWKNTYVKSWFFKKYSAFQKDEQSLISQTGKSTANKKNNGRPPKRKEVNEYTREELEEIVKIYRIIFDDISEKEIRKKIKEHKDKEKILTKISWKEFLFSKSTYYSWKKPKLAEPKKDQEIEEIIRKSFHENKGIFGRKRLEIYIQNKYKRYINYRKIGRILLKLNLFCKIRRAKRKNEIKNLNTKYQNLIQRDYNGKFNNIVATDVTYIPSPKDAINNHVYLSIAIHHQSKKIINWNLSKRNDVKLVLDHISKIKFDKEWIIHSDHGSQYSSNQYSEIIKENNGIISMSRIANSLDNREAEYFFSNIKSECLNDLKISKLSFKELQEIIQNYIDWYNNERLQSILEWKTPQQSWDVLSVF; this is encoded by the coding sequence ATGAAACAACTAAAACCAGAACAATGAAAGAAATGATTTTCATTATATGAAGAATTTTATGATGGAAAAATTAATATAAAAAAATATATATTTTTAGTAAACAAAAATATTGGTAAAGATTGAAAAAATACATATGTAAAATCTTGATTTTTCAAAAAATATTCTGCTTTTCAAAAAGATGAACAATCTTTAATTTCACAAACTGGCAAATCTACAGCTAACAAAAAAAATAACGGTAGACCACCAAAAAGAAAAGAAGTTAATGAATATACAAGAGAAGAATTAGAAGAGATTGTTAAAATTTATAGAATAATTTTTGATGACATTAGTGAAAAAGAAATTCGAAAAAAAATTAAAGAACATAAAGATAAAGAAAAAATATTAACTAAAATTTCATGAAAAGAATTTCTCTTTTCAAAATCAACATATTATTCTTGAAAAAAACCTAAACTTGCAGAGCCGAAAAAAGATCAAGAAATTGAAGAAATTATTAGAAAATCATTTCATGAAAACAAAGGTATATTTGGTAGAAAAAGATTAGAAATTTATATTCAAAATAAATATAAAAGGTATATAAACTATCGAAAAATAGGTAGAATTTTGCTTAAATTAAATCTTTTTTGCAAAATTAGAAGAGCAAAAAGAAAAAATGAAATTAAAAATCTTAATACTAAATATCAAAATCTAATTCAAAGAGACTACAATGGCAAATTTAACAACATAGTTGCCACTGATGTAACTTATATTCCAAGCCCCAAAGATGCAATTAACAATCATGTTTATTTATCGATTGCAATTCATCATCAAAGCAAGAAAATAATTAATTGAAATCTAAGTAAAAGAAATGATGTTAAGTTAGTTTTAGATCATATTTCTAAAATCAAATTTGATAAAGAGTGAATAATTCACTCAGATCATGGAAGTCAATATTCATCAAATCAGTATAGTGAAATTATTAAAGAAAACAATGGGATAATTTCAATGAGTAGAATCGCAAATTCACTTGATAATCGAGAAGCAGAATATTTCTTTTCAAATATCAAAAGTGAGTGCTTAAATGATCTAAAAATTTCAAAATTATCATTCAAAGAATTGCAAGAAATTATTCAAAATTATATTGACTGATACAATAATGAAAGATTACAATCAATCTTAGAATGAAAAACACCTCAACAAAGCTGAGATGTTCTAAGTGTTTTTTAA
- the tsaE gene encoding tRNA (adenosine(37)-N6)-threonylcarbamoyltransferase complex ATPase subunit type 1 TsaE, producing MNKKIIIKNLDQIEQVVDLIMPIIKNKILLLDGEVGSGKTTLVQHIAKKLNIKETITSPSFNIMKIYPNLVHLDLYNYQGDLDEFEDFFEDNIVVIEWSKKLAKKPKNFVHIEIKYDQKNNQRIYEIKEC from the coding sequence ATGAACAAAAAAATAATCATTAAAAATTTGGATCAAATAGAGCAAGTAGTAGATTTGATTATGCCAATTATAAAAAATAAAATTTTGCTTTTAGATGGCGAAGTAGGATCAGGAAAAACCACTCTAGTTCAACACATAGCAAAAAAATTAAATATAAAAGAAACAATCACTTCCCCTTCGTTTAATATAATGAAAATCTACCCAAATCTAGTTCATCTTGATCTTTATAATTATCAAGGTGATTTAGATGAATTTGAAGATTTTTTTGAAGACAACATTGTAGTCATTGAATGATCTAAAAAGCTAGCAAAAAAACCGAAAAATTTTGTTCACATTGAAATAAAATATGATCAAAAAAATAACCAAAGAATCTATGAAATTAAGGAGTGCTAA
- the tsaD gene encoding tRNA (adenosine(37)-N6)-threonylcarbamoyltransferase complex transferase subunit TsaD, producing the protein MIILGIETSHDDTSIAIIEKGKILKMITWSQSDFFAQYGGTIPELSSRQHSQNIIRIIDKLKSEFDFSKIDAIAYTEKPGLIGTLQIGFLVAQALSRVLKIKAYPIDHIEGHFFSASFEKNYLFPALALIVSGGHSQLMLAKDKDNIEVIGSTLDDAIGEVFDKVATKLNLGFPGGPKIEALCKDNDFDLVKLTKPKTQGEFDFSFSGMKSQVINLANQKKHSSKNLACSFQKEAVDYLLEKTKKCLEKYKINSLILGGGVAANFLLREGFKKLHENVYIPSKELATDNAAMIAKVLYEKLK; encoded by the coding sequence ATGATAATTTTAGGTATAGAAACAAGCCATGATGATACATCAATTGCAATAATTGAAAAAGGCAAAATTTTGAAAATGATAACTTGAAGTCAAAGTGATTTTTTTGCTCAATATGGAGGAACAATTCCAGAGCTTTCTTCAAGACAACATAGTCAAAATATTATTAGAATAATAGATAAGTTAAAAAGTGAATTTGATTTTTCAAAAATTGATGCCATAGCCTACACAGAAAAACCAGGACTTATTGGTACTTTGCAAATTGGTTTTTTAGTAGCTCAAGCACTCTCAAGAGTTTTAAAAATAAAGGCCTATCCAATTGATCATATTGAAGGACATTTTTTTTCAGCTTCTTTTGAAAAAAATTATCTTTTTCCAGCACTAGCTTTAATTGTCTCAGGAGGACATAGTCAACTTATGCTTGCAAAAGATAAAGACAATATTGAAGTTATAGGTTCAACTCTTGATGATGCTATTGGTGAGGTTTTTGACAAAGTTGCAACTAAGTTAAATTTAGGCTTTCCAGGGGGACCTAAAATTGAAGCTTTATGTAAGGATAATGATTTTGATCTAGTTAAATTAACTAAGCCAAAAACTCAAGGAGAATTTGACTTTTCATTTAGTGGTATGAAAAGTCAAGTAATTAATTTAGCAAATCAAAAAAAACACTCTAGCAAAAATTTAGCTTGTTCATTTCAAAAAGAGGCAGTTGATTATCTACTAGAAAAAACTAAAAAATGTTTGGAAAAATACAAAATTAACTCTCTTATTTTAGGAGGAGGAGTTGCTGCTAATTTTCTTTTAAGAGAAGGTTTTAAAAAGCTACATGAAAATGTTTATATTCCTTCTAAAGAACTAGCAACTGACAATGCTGCGATGATTGCAAAAGTTTTATATGAAAAATTAAAATAA
- a CDS encoding NAD(P)H-dependent glycerol-3-phosphate dehydrogenase, with product MKIAIIGTGAYGSALANVLLKNNNQVSFYGIDEGEINDLKMGLNTKYFGQKKLFKLPYLVTNDLKQATQDCDFLILSTPSKFVESVVDKLIEIWPNKNLNILNISKGLNPSSEEIFSEFFQRKYQGQINSYASLIGPSFADEVFNGDFTIVNVSGKDLKFLEQVKTSFDQKNFKVFISPFQREIEYYSIFKNIYAIASGILSAVFKNYNALCSALVIAFQEINQFIISKYGQNPGMIEIASLGDFMLTCTSNKSRNFSFGFLVGQNGIDKAVEINKKTVEGYDNIKIMVKVLKEQLNEYPFLKSIQEVLLQKKKPELILDFLD from the coding sequence ATGAAAATTGCAATAATTGGAACAGGTGCATATGGAAGCGCCCTTGCTAATGTGCTTTTAAAAAATAATAATCAGGTAAGTTTTTATGGAATTGATGAAGGCGAAATCAATGATTTAAAAATGGGTTTAAACACTAAATATTTTGGTCAAAAAAAACTTTTTAAATTGCCTTATTTAGTAACAAATGATTTAAAACAAGCAACTCAAGATTGTGATTTTTTAATCTTATCTACTCCTTCAAAATTTGTTGAAAGTGTAGTTGATAAATTAATTGAAATTTGACCAAATAAAAATCTTAATATTTTAAATATTTCTAAGGGACTAAATCCCTCAAGTGAAGAAATTTTCTCTGAATTTTTTCAAAGAAAATATCAAGGACAAATTAACTCATATGCTTCTTTAATAGGACCTTCTTTTGCAGATGAAGTTTTCAATGGAGATTTTACAATTGTAAATGTAAGTGGAAAAGACTTAAAATTTTTAGAACAAGTTAAAACAAGCTTTGATCAAAAAAATTTTAAAGTTTTTATCTCTCCTTTTCAAAGAGAAATTGAATACTATTCGATCTTCAAAAATATCTATGCAATAGCTAGTGGTATTTTAAGTGCTGTTTTTAAAAATTACAACGCCCTTTGTTCTGCTCTTGTTATTGCTTTTCAAGAAATTAATCAATTCATAATTTCAAAATATGGTCAAAATCCTGGGATGATTGAAATTGCTTCTCTAGGTGACTTTATGCTAACTTGCACAAGTAATAAAAGTAGAAACTTTTCTTTTGGATTTTTAGTTGGTCAAAATGGAATAGATAAAGCTGTTGAAATTAATAAAAAAACAGTAGAAGGCTATGACAACATTAAGATTATGGTTAAAGTTCTAAAAGAGCAACTAAATGAATACCCATTTTTAAAATCAATCCAAGAAGTTTTATTACAAAAGAAAAAACCTGAATTAATACTTGATTTTCTTGATTAG
- the tsaB gene encoding tRNA (adenosine(37)-N6)-threonylcarbamoyltransferase complex dimerization subunit type 1 TsaB produces MKVFIDTTGSDFFLSLYDENFKIISFKHIKKVQKKTELIPVEIDAILASQNKSVFDIKAFYITLGPGFFTGIRTSLTYIKTLALFLNFQIFSISSFALVKAQNNYKYIDARGNLCYVENQQNKSLSVQECFEDQIVDFDYQDLIDNFENIKDNFKLEKNIFEIQPLYIKKPQIGIKKW; encoded by the coding sequence ATGAAAGTTTTTATAGACACAACTGGAAGTGATTTTTTCTTGAGTTTATATGATGAAAATTTCAAAATCATCTCCTTTAAACACATCAAAAAAGTTCAGAAAAAAACTGAGCTTATTCCTGTTGAAATTGATGCAATTTTAGCAAGTCAAAATAAAAGTGTTTTTGATATAAAAGCTTTTTACATAACATTGGGTCCAGGTTTTTTTACAGGAATAAGAACTTCACTAACTTATATAAAAACTCTAGCTCTTTTTTTAAATTTTCAAATCTTTAGTATCTCTAGTTTTGCTTTGGTAAAAGCTCAAAATAATTACAAATATATTGATGCAAGAGGAAATCTTTGTTATGTTGAAAATCAACAAAATAAAAGCTTAAGTGTCCAAGAGTGCTTTGAGGATCAAATAGTTGATTTTGACTATCAAGATTTAATAGATAATTTTGAAAATATCAAGGATAATTTCAAACTAGAAAAAAATATTTTTGAAATTCAACCTCTATATATCAAAAAACCACAAATAGGAATTAAAAAATGATAA
- the rsmG gene encoding 16S rRNA (guanine(527)-N(7))-methyltransferase RsmG, which translates to MNCLEKITNEYGQKTASRLEQFVKLIEEENKKINLTSFEGQRLWQEGIYESIKCLEPFVKSNDSLLDIGAGVGFPSVPFLIVNPEVKLTIIESNKKRVLFLEKVKKDLNLSFEIFNGRVENFNKEIHFDFITARALAPLNILMELTINLGSILPKLTNYIFVKGANYLSELNEAQNAIKILKLKVFDPKKIDVFFDKNIFMIHYIKTANVSKEYPRAWDKIIKKPIR; encoded by the coding sequence ATGAATTGTTTGGAAAAAATAACTAATGAATATGGTCAAAAAACAGCTAGTAGACTAGAGCAATTTGTTAAGTTAATTGAAGAAGAAAACAAGAAAATTAATTTAACTTCTTTTGAAGGACAAAGACTTTGACAAGAGGGTATTTATGAGTCTATTAAATGTCTTGAGCCATTTGTAAAATCCAATGATTCACTTCTAGATATAGGAGCAGGAGTGGGTTTTCCTTCTGTTCCTTTTTTGATAGTAAATCCTGAAGTAAAACTAACAATAATTGAAAGTAATAAAAAGAGAGTTTTATTTTTAGAAAAAGTAAAAAAAGATTTAAATTTATCTTTTGAAATTTTTAATGGAAGAGTTGAAAATTTTAACAAAGAAATTCACTTTGATTTTATAACTGCTCGTGCTTTAGCTCCTTTAAATATTTTGATGGAACTTACTATCAATTTAGGATCAATTTTGCCAAAACTAACTAACTATATTTTTGTTAAAGGTGCAAATTATTTAAGTGAATTAAATGAAGCTCAAAATGCAATAAAGATTTTAAAATTAAAAGTTTTTGATCCTAAAAAAATTGATGTTTTTTTTGACAAAAATATTTTTATGATTCATTACATAAAAACAGCAAATGTTTCAAAAGAATATCCTAGAGCTTGAGATAAAATTATAAAAAAACCAATTAGATAA